ttACAGATGTCTGGGTACGTTTTCCTCCTTCTGCCAAGCAAAAGCACACCTCAATAACAAAGGATTAatccttaaaagcaatagcctattgcatattcatatatctcatacatgatgcaaaaattattttcaaacaaagggTCTTTTCTGGTTAATGTCAACTCCCCCCCACATCTTGTAAATCAATTGTCTTGATCCCTCAAAGTCTGGTTCTTCCCGATAAGGGGGCAATAATTCATCTCTTGTGATTTTTGgtgtcttgttgctgttatctctatgggaagaatttcttgattCTCTTATCCATTCCTTGAGCTACTTAGAAAAGTATCTTTCatcacatagtttctattttatattGTGCTGTAGCCTAAAATTTATACTTACCACACTACTTCAAAGagattaatacagcataactttccaACCTAACACATGTAACGTTGATTTTAATATCTGCAAAGAGCCAAGCGTacaatatgcatttttcacagagagCCTGCAGGGGATGAGGCTGAAGCAGCCCTTCAGCAGCTCTCCAGAAGGGCCTGGCCCTCGCTTGGCCCAGCGGGGTTGCAGCACCTGCGCAGCAAAAGCCCCCACGGCtccctggggcagaggcagcGGGTGCCAccttctgcagagcacagctctggtgccaccagcctgcctgggcagcacagccctgccccgagGGCTGCTGCGGAAGGTGCTGGCTGACAGGATTCTCCACATGGGGCACTCCAAAGGCTTTTGCTCAGCAGAGaggccaagggcaggagcagctcctgctggggctgagggctggaggaaagggcagcagccccaggcagctgagcaggagcgGCTGCCCCGGACAGAGACACAGCACCCCTGAGACAGGGAGTGAAAGCACtgcctgagccccagggcagtggtgtcGCTGCTTTCCTGAGCCCGCAGGCACAACGGCTCCTGCTGGGAGAACGGCCTCAGCTGATCCAGGAGGCTGCAATGAGGGAGGGAAGGATGACACCCAGAAGCCAAGCAGCCCAGCTTGCAGCCAGCGTGGAGCTGgcctcaggccctgcagccctttctcccagcagggcagctccttgcTGCAGGAAAACTGCCCCTGGGGCACTGTCCCTTCTTGTCTCACAGCAGCTGATCCAAGGGGTGCTTTGAGTGCTGCCtttgcctgtccctgccctcggGCTCAGGATGGCCACAAGGCTGATGGCCCCAAGGATGGGTTTGGTTTGGCTCTAGGACAAAGCTGAGGGGAATGCTTATGGCAAACAGGCAAGAGGATTCTGGCTTTTTCATGAAGCAAGGGAGCTGCTGAGTAATGGATGCTGTAATGCACCTTATTTCATCAAATTTGGGATACCTTTGTCTTTACTGGACTTGAGAGTATCATCATTGTAACTGCATTTTGTGCAGAGCCTGGTACAAAGTTCTCCTAAACTGCAAAGCTGTTGTGGTTCTTCCTCTCCAAGGATGTGGCCTAACGCTTCTCCAGCTCAGACAGTGCTTCCTGCTTGGTAACTCTATACCACGCCTCAGGGATTTCTCCTTTGCCCTGAAATTTCCCATCATACAAAGCTTCCAGCTGTGTCTTGAAATGAGACACAAACCACTTCCAGTACGCCTGCATGGATGGATCAGGAAGAATGTTCCAAGTGGAATATGGAGGTCCAGCATCCCGGTATCTCCTGTAGGGGTAAACTTCATTCTCACGAATCCTGAATGTGCAGTCACTTGCAACATCGCTGGAACAAATATCAATGACGAGCTGGTCTGTCCCAATCCACCTCCATCCCGTCAAACCTTCTGGGCGATGGAAGACCAGCTGATGGTCTCCATCATGATTCTGCATTGTGTTTGTGCAGACAGCGCCACAAAAGGgacactgctcccagcaccctgcaaAATGCTCCACCAGGATGCTGTGAGGCTGCCTTGGAAATGAGCTCAGGTCAGCAGCAGCCAATTCTGTCTTGAGCCTTTCCCTCAGGTCATACAGAGCTtctgccatggcactgctcaGGAACTCAATGTCTGTGACCTCCTGGTGCTCGATGCCCTTCAGGTCACTTCTGGGCAAGTTGAGCACCTCTGACAGTTCCCTGCAAAACACATCCAGCCAGAGAGAGGCTTTGTCTTCTCTGTCTTCTCTGTCTTTGACAATTTGGGTTGATAAAAAAACAGCTGACAAGATGTTTCGATAGAGAATATCAAGGGAGGAATCTAAAAACATCCCCAGCCTCCTAGTCCCATCTAAACAGTGACTCCTAACCCGTGTCTCAATGTAACTCTCACAAAACTCTTTTGGAGACATAAGGTACTGCCTGAAATACTCAAAATTTTCCTGTTCTGCCAGGTATCTCAGGATGCAAACTTCCAgattggctctgctgccctggaaaTCTGGGGATTTCTGCATGTCCTCAGCGATGGCTTTAGCTGACCACTCATAGACTGCACGGCAAAGAGCTGGTTCAATCTTGtcacaaaggaaaacagcaaatgtTGTGATCGAAGTGGCTCCTTGGCAGGAAATCTGGAAACATTGGAAGAAATCTTCTCTCTTGCTGCTCAGGTACACAGCTGGGTCATTTGCCTTTTGGAATGTTTCGTGCATGGCTTTAAACCTTTCCGCTGCTATTTTGCACAGATAGATCGACAAATCTATGCTGTAATCTCTGTTAAAACTACATTTCCCATTGCTGGGGACAGAGTTGACACCTTTCTGTACTTCATTGAGTATTTCATGAATAAAATTTCGACTGTAATCGcgtttctcctcctccttcttaGCAATGTTTGCCATCACACGTGCTATAATCTTGTCTGTGATGTGTTGAAAGTTGATCACATCAGCATTGGAAAGGCTCCTGGGATCTGTGAAAAAGATGAAACACTTTTTCTTCAGGATATATTTCTCTGGATCAAAAGAAAATCCTCCGCCTTTGGAAACAGACGTGATCCGTTCAAGGACATCTGGCTCCTTAAAGTGCTCTACAAGGACACCGTCGATTTCTGCATCGATATCCACCCGTTCTGGAGGACGAGCATCACGGGAGACTTTGGCAATCCACTCATTCCAGACAAGAGTAAAGTTGTCCTTCAGTTCTCTCTCACTGAGGCTCTTCCCCTTCAGagtcacagccagctcctgaCTCCTTTTCAGGAGCTCATCTTCATATTCCAACTTCCTTGCATCCAGtttcttctgctccttctgTAGCTCAATGAGAttctcacatttcttttttgtttcatgaAGAAGAGTCTCTTTGAGTTCTTTCAGCTTCAGCTCTGTGCTTGATTTCCACTGGACCAGTATCTCCCGGTCTTTGTCTTCCCTGAAATACTCTTCCACTTTTTTCTCAATGGCATCACTTGTCTTTTTCACCAGCCCTTCAAGGTATTCTCTGGTGACATTCTGCAAGTCCCCATTCCGAATTTTGTTGTCCAGTCTCATTTGTACATCTAAGATGTGTTTCCTCAACACCCAGGTCCACTGACTAAAGGCATTTTCCAGTTTCCTGTACACAGCAATCTCCAGGGAATTCTTGAAGCTGAAAACAAAGTTTTCATTCAGCAAAGCATTCCAGAGGTCACTAACACGATCTTTCAGGCCTGAGAGCCTCAAAATGCTGCGCTGTGACTGCTTCTTGGCAGCCTGGAGGATTTTGCTCTTGAGTTGCTGGACGTTCTGGCTGTAGTTGGGGTTGGGTGGTGCCATTGGGGGGTTTCCTTCCCACAGGTGAGCAAAGTAGTGAATGTGGGTGTTCACATCAAAGCCAATGACATCGCTGAAGGAGGAGATGTCACAGAATTCCTGCTGAGCAGCTATCACGGTCATTTCATCCAGCTTTTCCTGCAAGCGCCTTTGTCCTTCCATGTTCTGCTCCTTGGCATTTGCTTCTCCCACGTTTTGGTGGACAAAGAGGCAGCTTGGGGAAAGATTGACTTTCTTCATCCTCAGGAAAGCCTGCACAGCGATCTGGAGAACATCTTGCATTTCTGATGGATTTTCTCCAAAGATATTGATCACAGTCAAGTTGCCGACACCAATGACAAAGGTGGCCAGCTCGTTGTCATGGTTCAGGGACTGTTTATTGGCCATCTCGATGGCACGGAGTCCCTCTGTGTCAACCACCAGCACAAAATCAAAGCCCAAGTCTTGCTGCAGCTCCTCGCCCACTGGGATGAGCTGCATGAAGGCTCCGCGAGTGCATCTCCCTGCGCTGACGTTGAACTGCAGACCAAACATGGCATTCAGCAGGGTGGACTTGCCCGTGCTCTGGATGCCGAGCACGGAGAGCACAAACACTCGTTTGTCCCCCAGCCTCTCAATTAAGTTGTCAAAGATTGCTCCCACCCAGCGCAAGGGCAGGTAAGAAGCGTCCCCATCCATCAGCTCCACGGGGTACCCTGAAACCATCAGCTCTACTGCAATTTCCGGAAGTTTGACAAAAGTGTCCTTCTTGGAGTTCAATAATTCCAGAGCTTCGTAAATCTGCCCTACCTCTCTCAGAAGGTGCTCCAGGCCGATGGATGAATCGTTGATTTCATCAGAGAGGGCATCCAAGCGACTCAGCATCTCATCATTGCCActggttttcttcttgtctttctttcttgACAGGATTTTAGACCATAACTCGTGATAGTCCCTCCTCAGTTCTCCAAGGCGACCACAAGACAGCTCGTCCATAAAGACCTTCATCCACTGCAGGAAGTATTTCTTGGTATCtgctggctgggcctggagAAACTCAAGGAATGATTTCATCAGTGGGTTGAGAGGGAAAGCTCGCTCAAGTTGCTTTCTTCTTATtgctttcttctcattttcaaTTTGGCTCCGATGATGCTCAACGCTCTTGTTCCTCTTCTCCTGCAAGCGAGTGAGTTCTTTGTCCTTTTGGCACCACTGGTACCACAGTTTTCCTTGAAGTGGCAGCAGCTTGGATTTGATCTCAGAcagcttctctttcttcagaAGCTCCACCAGCTCCTTTGCCTTTGCTTTGGCTGTCACACACGCGGGTTGGTCTGCATCCACTACAAATCCGTGCTGGCGAGCTTTGTCCACGCAGGCCTCCAGGCTGAAACATGGATTAGAACCTTCCAGGAGATTCCCAATTGTCTTGGTCAGCTCGTCCATCAGTTCTGCTTCGTTTCTGTTCTTGATCCCTATTGTTATGGTTTTGCTGGCTTGTCCAGCTGCAgtgttctctttttctgtgaGAAGACAAACCAAAGGCCTTTGTgactgccacaggccctgcagAAGCTTTTTCCCCCTGTTGTCCATGTGCTCCCAATCGGACACGAGAGCCACGTTGACAGCAGATATCtcctgcaggaactgcagctgtGCTCCGTGATCCCTGGCGTCTCCACGCAGGTTACAGAAAGCCACGCAGCGCTCAAAGGTGTCATTGGGGCTTCCACCGGGGCAGTACCAGGCGATCTCCACCAGCCCTTCCATCAGCAAACACTCTctggtgctgcctctgcagtgGCGGTGGAAGAAAGTGTCGTGTTTGCGTTTGCTGAGCAGAGCGTTCAGGAGCTGGGACTtggaagaggaggctgagctgccaaTGCGGATGAAGGACACGATGGGTGTCTGTGCCTGAAAGATGAGTTTGTTGCTGAAACTCTTTGCTTGGGCCTGCTTTCCTGACTTGTCCACCTCTTTCCAGCTCCTTTGGATTTGGCTGAGGGTGTAGAGCGGGAACTCGATGCGTGAAGTGCTCGGGTTGGGCACCAGGAGAGGCAGCGCCAGTTGGCAGAACGCCAGCTTGGTTGCCAGGGACTGTCTCAGGAAGTCATCAGCACAATGGAAAACGGCCATCTGCAGGTCCATGGGGTGCACATGGCTGTCCCTGCTTGCACATTTAGGAC
This sequence is a window from Molothrus ater isolate BHLD 08-10-18 breed brown headed cowbird chromosome 32, BPBGC_Mater_1.1, whole genome shotgun sequence. Protein-coding genes within it:
- the LOC118700662 gene encoding interferon-induced very large GTPase 1-like, with the translated sequence MASQEDTQGGDAKTQLLAEAFQKEGLDAGYWLPKASQILGIECREALQHLEYKDYLRLECEVQHPWEKKALQKLLKIKDDKTTIKEVQKEHLEKTKQRQEEAKQALKDLTEMLNSRSHSQDALREKAETLWQAMEIPKEFWPPPKKPLADMLESIQKQLEQQELSAGRRENIPDTEVLRRASAGLALQGIYRTSRPEDVLAKREQLLRVPEGFQLAGPEQGSLLERKEFSSSAAESTFTKSMEQLGFSMSVSAKSSFWGINLGGSVDHSGSLQSQDTHQSRSEQSYFCTTKYQYIPLASCYFQRHQLRLSDAALRELQDMEQLLSFSQEEDSPTLVKICESFFSRFGSHINQGPLHFGGIFWWKASTEGFRAEQREEVKRQTSEALNSFVGASWGGFGASVEGTLDVSKSSSQASVLGRAGESSHTAIQLYVVNTGGPADTASLPQWKTGLMSDNTTWCVIDRGFELIPVWDIILCNHCGDFKSVGQMSRALRAGYKVLTNQSLGMTFGEELGSAVQEARDFMGTVKAWEVTVDEEKLFMLMELKDYLSAKTRNPSVWINVCLSDKALQDFLVNTVRSCQESAPENTTTIKVMLRSLLNPHIYSVKDFPEASFIMQWVFQTEHPLPRSPKVSELQELIKTLQQMKEHIHAVTYAPGSSAPDVHEAKIEATLTSSLAIYSLLQSLQEQAQKDMELLVLLIVTSTGYQVKSSNFQHLLGHPEIQYMAKEMEAAHEEYMNLKEQDADRAEAFLLLTGLTVTPECQKLSPEQKRERLVFMEDHMKGLWSPRIKNLLQKHSRDEDWERLERDLDSLISGCLDDKWDEQRMQNILSDLEDTFPKPEPPSQSQSKSDSSESKESEAIANQEFLQLLKRLGLESHYPRKMGMGDFRTICKTSLQDGQPSQDKELPLYFLQKLLTVDYQVRYLTCWERSNPGLAPMPQSSEQENQQSDSFENFLDKLMEAGPKCASRDSHVHPMDLQMAVFHCADDFLRQSLATKLAFCQLALPLLVPNPSTSRIEFPLYTLSQIQRSWKEVDKSGKQAQAKSFSNKLIFQAQTPIVSFIRIGSSASSSKSQLLNALLSKRKHDTFFHRHCRGSTRECLLMEGLVEIAWYCPGGSPNDTFERCVAFCNLRGDARDHGAQLQFLQEISAVNVALVSDWEHMDNRGKKLLQGLWQSQRPLVCLLTEKENTAAGQASKTITIGIKNRNEAELMDELTKTIGNLLEGSNPCFSLEACVDKARQHGFVVDADQPACVTAKAKAKELVELLKKEKLSEIKSKLLPLQGKLWYQWCQKDKELTRLQEKRNKSVEHHRSQIENEKKAIRRKQLERAFPLNPLMKSFLEFLQAQPADTKKYFLQWMKVFMDELSCGRLGELRRDYHELWSKILSRKKDKKKTSGNDEMLSRLDALSDEINDSSIGLEHLLREVGQIYEALELLNSKKDTFVKLPEIAVELMVSGYPVELMDGDASYLPLRWVGAIFDNLIERLGDKRVFVLSVLGIQSTGKSTLLNAMFGLQFNVSAGRCTRGAFMQLIPVGEELQQDLGFDFVLVVDTEGLRAIEMANKQSLNHDNELATFVIGVGNLTVINIFGENPSEMQDVLQIAVQAFLRMKKVNLSPSCLFVHQNVGEANAKEQNMEGQRRLQEKLDEMTVIAAQQEFCDISSFSDVIGFDVNTHIHYFAHLWEGNPPMAPPNPNYSQNVQQLKSKILQAAKKQSQRSILRLSGLKDRVSDLWNALLNENFVFSFKNSLEIAVYRKLENAFSQWTWVLRKHILDVQMRLDNKIRNGDLQNVTREYLEGLVKKTSDAIEKKVEEYFREDKDREILVQWKSSTELKLKELKETLLHETKKKCENLIELQKEQKKLDARKLEYEDELLKRSQELAVTLKGKSLSERELKDNFTLVWNEWIAKVSRDARPPERVDIDAEIDGVLVEHFKEPDVLERITSVSKGGGFSFDPEKYILKKKCFIFFTDPRSLSNADVINFQHITDKIIARVMANIAKKEEEKRDYSRNFIHEILNEVQKGVNSVPSNGKCSFNRDYSIDLSIYLCKIAAERFKAMHETFQKANDPAVYLSSKREDFFQCFQISCQGATSITTFAVFLCDKIEPALCRAVYEWSAKAIAEDMQKSPDFQGSRANLEVCILRYLAEQENFEYFRQYLMSPKEFCESYIETRVRSHCLDGTRRLGMFLDSSLDILYRNILSAVFLSTQIVKDREDREDKASLWLDVFCRELSEVLNLPRSDLKGIEHQEVTDIEFLSSAMAEALYDLRERLKTELAAADLSSFPRQPHSILVEHFAGCWEQCPFCGAVCTNTMQNHDGDHQLVFHRPEGLTGWRWIGTDQLVIDICSSDVASDCTFRIRENEVYPYRRYRDAGPPYSTWNILPDPSMQAYWKWFVSHFKTQLEALYDGKFQGKGEIPEAWYRVTKQEALSELEKR